The Amblyomma americanum isolate KBUSLIRL-KWMA chromosome 6, ASM5285725v1, whole genome shotgun sequence genome has a window encoding:
- the LOC144094357 gene encoding uncharacterized protein LOC144094357 isoform X2, which yields MPPNDIMSVRGGSVPANNCNGSKLFSVVHFQDQEEVSVVPSSWIIAENTVAWPPHKNSRRINEAVQSNEKPSDHWKKYRCRVLWACDNYDLARKKELQATLTSDLGSEPENVRQKRKRRPVQRLISSDESDSEGNTYDVPFADLPHPSPIFVPQPPPPKIAKSKEHALSPLAATASSIRRSPATILQQPTEDSQAPQQGKSHRNSLQLKTIRMLKEMKVLMNEQLKILKNLQNTIMLHLQPSTAAAEPVDSTVLDLLPLSTHSSLEQLEQHLCVAKKRSDLVAHLSLIGGSSLKDGLRQVMKKCICDSLARDFSLTGRKGKRSFIGLQLLLVVTETLRSSFPKATDCQIQMCVAEWLRYAPSRCKKREIARLVRAEADMEPVE from the exons GTTCTAAATTGTTCAGCGTTGTACATTTCCAAGATCAGGAGGAAGTTTCTGTCGTTCCATCTTCATGGATAATTGCCGAAAATACTGTTGCGTGGCCGCCTCACAAAAATTCGCGCAGAATAAATGAGGCAGTACAGAGCAATGAAAAGCCATCTGACCATTGGAAGAAGTACAGATGTAGAGTGTTGTGGGCTTGTG ATAACTACGATCTGGCAAGAAAGAAGGAATTACAAGCTACGCTGACATCTGACCTGGGTTCTGAACCTGAAAATGTGCGGCAGAAAAGGAAGAGGAGGCCAGTGCAACGCCTGATTTCTTCGGATGAAAGTGACAGTGAAGGAAATACTTATGATGTGCCTTTTGCAGACTTGCCACATCCAAGCCCTATTTTTGTtccgcagccaccgccgccgaAAATAGCTAAATCCAAGGAGCATGCCTTATCTCCACTAGCGGCTACAGCTTCTTCAATCAGACGGTCTCCTGCGACCATCTTGCAGCAACCTACCGAAGACAGTCAAGCACCCCAGCAAGGCAAATCACATAGAAACT CATTGCAGCTGAAGACCATCAGAATGCTGAAGGAAATGAAAGTTTTGATGAATGAGCAGCTGAAAATACTTAAGAACCTACAGAACACCATCATGCTGCATTTGCAGCcatcgacagcagcagcagaacccgtGGATAGCACTGTTCTCGACTTGCTTCCTCTTTCAACGCACTCAAGCCTTGAACAACTTGAGCAGCACCTCTGTGTTGCAAAAAAGAGATCTGACCTA GTGGCACACCTCTCACTCATAGGGGGATCATCACTTAAAGATGGCTTACGTCAGGTTATGAAAAAGTGCATTTGTGACAGCTTGGCACGAGACTTCTCGCTGACCGGAAGAAAAGGGAAGCGGTCATTTATTGGCCTTCAGCTGCTTCTTGTCGTAACAG AGACACTTCGAAGCTCATTTCCGAAAGCAACGGACTGCCAGATTCAGATGTGCGTAGCAGAATGGCTGCGGTATGCTCCTTCTAGATGCAAAAAGCG GGAGATTGCCAGATTGGTAAGGGCTGAAGCTGACATGGAACCAGTGGAATGA
- the LOC144094357 gene encoding uncharacterized protein LOC144094357 isoform X1: MPPNDIMSVRGGSVPANNCNGSKLFSVVHFQDQEEVSVVPSSWIIAENTVAWPPHKNSRRINEAVQSNEKPSDHWKKYRCRVLWACDNYDLARKKELQATLTSDLGSEPENVRQKRKRRPVQRLISSDESDSEGNTYDVPFADLPHPSPIFVPQPPPPKIAKSKEHALSPLAATASSIRRSPATILQQPTEDSQAPQQGKSHRNSLQLKTIRMLKEMKVLMNEQLKILKNLQNTIMLHLQPSTAAAEPVDSTVLDLLPLSTHSSLEQLEQHLCVAKKRSDLVAHLSLIGGSSLKDGLRQVMKKCICDSLARDFSLTGRKGKRSFIGLQLLLVVTETLRSSFPKATDCQIQMCVAEWLRYAPSRCKKRYEIFFSFFLFHSSLQQIKINAGVCTFL, encoded by the exons GTTCTAAATTGTTCAGCGTTGTACATTTCCAAGATCAGGAGGAAGTTTCTGTCGTTCCATCTTCATGGATAATTGCCGAAAATACTGTTGCGTGGCCGCCTCACAAAAATTCGCGCAGAATAAATGAGGCAGTACAGAGCAATGAAAAGCCATCTGACCATTGGAAGAAGTACAGATGTAGAGTGTTGTGGGCTTGTG ATAACTACGATCTGGCAAGAAAGAAGGAATTACAAGCTACGCTGACATCTGACCTGGGTTCTGAACCTGAAAATGTGCGGCAGAAAAGGAAGAGGAGGCCAGTGCAACGCCTGATTTCTTCGGATGAAAGTGACAGTGAAGGAAATACTTATGATGTGCCTTTTGCAGACTTGCCACATCCAAGCCCTATTTTTGTtccgcagccaccgccgccgaAAATAGCTAAATCCAAGGAGCATGCCTTATCTCCACTAGCGGCTACAGCTTCTTCAATCAGACGGTCTCCTGCGACCATCTTGCAGCAACCTACCGAAGACAGTCAAGCACCCCAGCAAGGCAAATCACATAGAAACT CATTGCAGCTGAAGACCATCAGAATGCTGAAGGAAATGAAAGTTTTGATGAATGAGCAGCTGAAAATACTTAAGAACCTACAGAACACCATCATGCTGCATTTGCAGCcatcgacagcagcagcagaacccgtGGATAGCACTGTTCTCGACTTGCTTCCTCTTTCAACGCACTCAAGCCTTGAACAACTTGAGCAGCACCTCTGTGTTGCAAAAAAGAGATCTGACCTA GTGGCACACCTCTCACTCATAGGGGGATCATCACTTAAAGATGGCTTACGTCAGGTTATGAAAAAGTGCATTTGTGACAGCTTGGCACGAGACTTCTCGCTGACCGGAAGAAAAGGGAAGCGGTCATTTATTGGCCTTCAGCTGCTTCTTGTCGTAACAG AGACACTTCGAAGCTCATTTCCGAAAGCAACGGACTGCCAGATTCAGATGTGCGTAGCAGAATGGCTGCGGTATGCTCCTTCTAGATGCAAAAAGCGGTAtgaaatttttttcagtttttttctttttcatagctCCTTACAGCAAATTAAGATAAATGCTGGCGTTTGCACATTTCTTTAG